One Oenanthe melanoleuca isolate GR-GAL-2019-014 chromosome 3, OMel1.0, whole genome shotgun sequence DNA segment encodes these proteins:
- the PM20D2 gene encoding xaa-Arg dipeptidase: protein MKPQEPPESGTAAAAALEALKQRACESVDLNAARLGALSRDIWSHPELAYAEHQAHDALTRFFSGGDLPGAAWAVRPSYKLGTAFRADWGTAAPQEPLRLAFLCEYDALPGLGHACGHNLIAEVGAAAALALKAALESLAEPVAVQITVLGTPAEEQGGGKIDLIKAGAFDGLDVVFMAHPSQENAAYLPDVAEHDVTVKYYGKASHAAAYPWEGVNALDAAVLAYNNLSVLRQQMKPTWRVHGVIKNGGVKPNIIPSYTELEFYLRAPSRKELSVLTEKVENCFKSAAVATGCKVEIKGGENDYYNVLPNKSLQKIYKENGKKLGIDFISEDAILNGLSGSTDFGNVTFVVPGIHPYFYIGSDALNHTEQYTEAAGSQTAQFYTLRTAKALAMTALDVIFKPGLLEEVRQDFREVKLKEEEQTNPVEPKKESGVDVGACASH, encoded by the exons ATGAAGCCGCAGGAGCCGCCGGAGAGCGGCACAGCCGCTGCCGCCGCGCTGGAGGCGCTGAAACAGCGGGCGTGCGAGAGCGTGGATCTGAACGCTGCGCGTCTGGGCGCGCTGAGCCGCGACATCTGGAGCCATCCGGAGCTGGCGTACGCGGAGCACCAGGCGCACGACGCCCTGACCCGCTTCTTCTCCGGCGGGGACCTGCCCGGCGCCGCCTGGGCCGTGCGGCCGAGCTACAAGCTGGGCACGGCTTTCCGCGCCGACTGGGGCACGGCGGCCCCGCAGGAGCCGCTCCGCCTCGCCTTCCTCTGCGAGTACGACGCGCTGCCCGGGCTCGGGCACGCCTGCGGCCACAACCTGATCGCCGAGGtgggcgccgccgccgcgctggCGCTGAAGGCCGCGCTGGAGAGCCTGGCGGAGCCCGTGGCCGTGCAG ATCACGGTGCTGGGGACGCCCGCGGAAGAGCAAGGAGGAGGCAAGATAGACCTGATCAAGGCTGGGGCGTTCGATGGCCTGGATGTGGTTTTCATGGCGCACCCCTCGCAAGAAAACGCTGCTTACCTGCCCGACGTGGCCGAGCATGA TGTGACTGTGAAATACTATGGAAAAGCTTCTCATGCTGCTGCTTATCCTTGGGAAGGAGTTAATGCATTAGATGCTGCTGTTCTTGCGTACAACAATCTGTCTGTTTTAAGACAGCAAATGAAACCGACCTGGAGAGTTCATG GTGTAATAAAAAATGGTGGTGTGAAACCTAACATCATTCCTTCTTACACTGAACTAGAGTTTTACTTGCGTGCTCCTTCAAGGAAAGAGCTTTCTGTTCTGACAGAGAAGGTTGAAAACTGCTTCAAATCTGCAGCAGTGGCCACAGGATGCAAG GTGGAAATAAAAGGTGGTGAAAATGATTACTACAATGTGCTTCCAAATAAGAGCCTGCAGAAAATTTACAAGGAGAATGGAAAGAAGCTTGGAATAGATTTTATATCAGAAGATGCTATCTTGAATGGTTTGTCAG GTTCCACAGACTTTGGAAATGTTACATTTGTGGTTCCTGGGATTCATCCTTATTTTTATATTGGCTCTGATGCATTGAATCATACTGAGCAGTACACAGAAGCTGCAG ggtCACAGACTGCTCAATTCTACACCTTGCGCACAGCAAAAGCTTTGGCAATGACAGCACTGGATGTCATTTTCAAGCCAGGTCTGTTAGAAGAAGTCAGACAAGACTTTAGAGAAGTGAAGCTGAAAGAAGAGGAGCAAACAAATCCAGTAGAACCTAAAAAAGAATCTGGTGTTGATGTAGGAGCATGTGCATCACACTAA